From Strix aluco isolate bStrAlu1 chromosome 5, bStrAlu1.hap1, whole genome shotgun sequence:
CTTCAGAACAGGATTTGTCTAGAGTGTGAGCTCCAAAGAGCAAAGATGAAGAGCTCAGACTGTGCTTTCTATTACAGCAATGTAAATAGAACTATCTTGTGCTTACAAGGCTGCAGCTGAGGGCAGAATCTTGTTTAGCCTTAAACTTTTCTATGAATTTTTTCTGCACATTTCCACCGttgagaaaaacaaagaaacaaaatgatgCTGCTCTCATTTTTGTCAATATAAACTTAAAGAGAAGCTTAAATTTGCTGAGTTTGGTAGACTTACCTGGACTTAAATCAGATGAGAGCTTTTGGGAAAGCTGTGGTTAACTCCTGCTGTAATCTGCAGATCATTCCCTGATGTAAACAGGACCtcaagaaaagaacaaacaaaaataagcattttaacaAATAGTGCATATGTTTTGACTTGATGCAGAAGACTGAAGCTGGAGCCCAGTATAAACCAAGGTAGTTGTACTAAATGGAGTTTTGCCAACTTGAATCAGCAGATGGTGAGGATCTGGCTCATACTATATTTTTGTAGTTTATAATTATCTTTCTTTCTTCACCTAGAACCAGATTCTCCCTTTAGGCTGCAAATCTTAATTAGGAAATCCTTCCTCATTAATTGCAAGAAACTCTTAGTCattaatttcacagaagaaaaagaaaccttacCTACTTCTGCTACAGCAGCAGACACTGAACTCTTTGTTCCTTTGCTTTTAGGGTTGATGCTGTTCTTTCCATCACGGTATGGAAGACACTTCAGTCCTTACCCTGTCTCTTGCTGCCCTGAATTTCCTTTATACTTATTCTTCTTTATCTCCATAGGGATCTCTGTATGCTGAACAAGAGGGCCTAGGAGAGAACACCAAGTCCAGTCACCTTCACCCCCACAGCTGCTGTAGCAGTGAATTTTTATCCACGAAAGCTGGATCAAAAGGAACAGGGCCGGAACAGAAAATTGCTTAGAAATCCCAGATTGCAACATTTTCCAAACAGGAGCAGAACAGGAATTTCATCTTGGAGGTAAATGCAAGAATCCACCAGTAATGTAGACTTTGAAATATCGCGGAACAGGTCTTTGTGCCTTTCACGCTTACAGTCTTTTCTGTCGTTGATGAGTTGTGGATAAAAAAAGGTGTCCTTGGtaaaattcttcctttcctttcttccccaacTCCAACAAGATGATTTATGCCCTGTCCTGCTTTGGTGCAAAACATACTGTGGGAAAACTACCTGGGGAAGTGATTGTCACACGACAGCCAAGGGTTCAGGAAGGAGCAATAGTCTCTTCCGCAGCAAAACTATTTCCTAGTGAAATTGTTGAAAGAGGAGgttctggtttttttaatgtgatgcTTTAGCTTGTATTCCTTGTCACTGGGCACCTAGATGACTCTTATTCACAGGCCAGTTGTCCCTCAGCTCCTTGACTGAGCACTCAGATTGTCCTTCATACACTCCCCACCTTCCTGTGTGCAAGGATATACAGATAAAATCCCTTCCCACCTCCTGCTTTGCACTCTCTGCTTTCAGATTGAGATTACTGTCTGTCTGGAGTTGGACCGGACAGTTGTACATGATATAAGGTGATGAGAACATCTTCAGTAAGCAAAGAAAACAGCTGTAAAGATTAGATATTAATATCCGAGAACTGAAAATATTCAGCAAGTGCTTTTGCTTGTAGCCAATGTCACAGGGCAGAGAGAAACAGTCTGGGAGGTTGTTATGGAAACAAGTCCCTGGAGGTGCCTACTTTGCTTCTTGAGGATGCGCTCTGCCTTCATAAGGAAATagctagacagacagacagatttGTATTTTGAACATCCAGGAGTGAGTGCTAAGGGCCGAGAACCTGAGGTAAGATTTTTCAAAGCATCTCTGTGATTTGGCGACGTGAGTCCTCTGTAAAGTCAATGGCACGGGTGCCACTACGTCACTTCAGTCACTTGAAAAAATTCCACAGGCTCCTTAATAAAAACGTCGAATTCCAGAAGTTCTATAATACCTAGTATTATTGTTGACTCTGGGGCTTCACCGCCTTGCTTCTCAGGAGATGCTCAGAGAGGAATTTACATGCCTAAATCTAAGTCCCTATGTTACAGCTTCCAAGCTTTTGttagctttttatatttctcTTAGCTCAAACACAGAAAACCCAGGGAGCAAACACCACTCCTGTTttacacattttcatttgcaCTTTCTGTTCGGAACTGAAAAATGTGGCTTGCAAAAACTGCACAAAGCTGTCTGTTTGCAACAAAGTTCCTTCACACCAGTGTTTTGTGTATGTATGCGTGCACGTGTCTGTGTGCAGACAACACTCCAGCTAGAAACTCACTGCTGAACTTCACCTGAGAGCAGGAAATCTCTTTACAAGAGCATCTTTACAAGACTCGCTGGGATTATGCTACCAGTAATTTGTCtcacatcttttcttccttttgctggaGTCTCCATGCCCAGCCGTCTGTCATGCTGGTTGGGAGAACAACCTGTTCTGAGCAGGGGAGGCTCCTGCCTGGCAGGGGCAACAGGGTCAGGCCCAAGGGAAGAAACAAGCACGGGAATTTTCTGACGTAGGCTCAGTGTGCCTCATGCCTCCTCCTGAACTTGTGCTTAACCTGAGTTTTTTTATATCTTACTTTGGGGAAACTTTTATCAGCTGATACAGTCAGGCATAAAATAACCCCAAACATGGGCATTCTGCTAGGAGACAGCAGCAGCTTTGAAACATTCCTCTTAAATAACAGGTTCTCTTGCTAGTTTCTAGTACATCTGCTAGAGCAACACAAAATTTGAAGAAGAGTCACTCTTTTGCCCTCACAGAAAAGATTTCATTATAGGGACCCTGAAACACAACCAAGAACAACAACATCTTTTTACTGAATTAACTCAATGACCAAGACAACTTTTTTACACAAAATCAACAGAGATGCCACTGTGCTGATCCTTCCTCCATCCCATTTATTCACCAGGATTACTTACCCACCGTCTTGTTACATGCTTCTGGGGATGTAGAACGGCTCCCAAGGCCCAGCCCTTCACACACGTTTGCCTCAGTCCCGATGAACGAAAGAGGAATTAGGTGCCTATGTGTCCAGGCAAACTCCTCTCACCTATAGAGCCCACACCACATCACACTTGTGTCTCTCAGACTGACCCGCAGTAACCGAGACAAGTGGCGTTTTGCTACCGATTTCAGCGAGAGAGAGAACAGAGGTTTTAATATAATGGTTGTGCGCTGACCCCGAGGGAGATCCCTGCACATTAAAAACCTTTGAGAAGACAACGGGACTCTGGAGAAATGAAGCAGTTAGGATTTACACAAACAACTTCTACCATATGACCAGGGCCCAGAATGAGGAGAGGCCACAATAAAAGCACTCAAGGCACGGAGCCAGATCTCAGGACAACGAAAAGCAAGCAGGGTAACGAAGATGCAAACAGATCCCATCTCACAACCAGTTCTACAGCCAGTTCTGACTATATTAAAGTATATGCCTTTAGAGTTCTTAGCCTTATTGTTGAAAAgcataatatatacatatacataaaatGTATTCTATATATTTTGCATCTTGATATTATGTCTGGTTTATGTATTACATGTGTCACATGCAATATGTAGTACATTCTAATATGCATATCATACAGTATGATGCAAGGCATTAATGACTGCCTTTGCTTTCATACACATGCACGCACGTGAATGCAGAATATACACTTagatttaaaacaagaaagaCTTTTCCTTGCAGGAAAATTTGCCAGTAGAATCCGAAAGCATCCATTTCTCCTTCTCACCCACTGGCAgcatttgaaacattttaaagttagATGTAAGGCAGAGCtgattaataaaatgaaatgatcTGGGAAGCAAAATGTGCGTCTTAAGATGCAAACCTCTGGTCCCTTGGCAAAAGCATCTCTTCAAGGCTAGTTGTTTCTCCCCTCATTTGAAGGGTCTGGGGTATGCTGTTGGGTTTGTGCAGATGGCTTAGGGAAGTTTGTATCCGTGCCAGTCTAAATCTCCAATGTTGACACACTTACCCCGGGGCAATTTACGCCTGTGACCTGCTAAATCAGTGCAATCTTCAGACAGCACAAGTGCAGCCGCCTGTGGTCAGGGTTTTTCAGCAATGTCAACAAAATACCAGCATGCAAACTTCCCTCAGCTATACAAACGCTTCAATAAAAACGCAGTGGAGTCAATTGCTCTCACATGCCTGAATACAGAGCTGGGTATCTGAAGCATAAAGTACATCTCATTAAACGCTTTGTGTGGAGATAAACTGCGGAGATAACAAATGAATTTACTCAAATGTGCCTTGCATCAGAAGGCACTTAGCACTATGAAGATTAAGTTGGTACTATAAAAGCCAATTGACATCAGGGCACTGGCATAAATAAGGCTGAAATAAGCTCAAAACACAGAGAATCTCCACCAAGCCTGTTGATTTCTATAAGCCTGTTTTTGATAAATGGTATATGGTCACAAGTAGCGAAGAGCTTTAAGATCTATGCACCTTTTCCTGAAACACGAACCAAGAGGATCTTTAGCATGCCAAGGGTTGCAAAGAAGGCAAGCATCTGCTTGCTGACTTTCCCCTACAGCTGCAGAACTCACTGTGATGCTGGCTACAGCGTTTCCATTATTCAAAGGCAATGGCATGGCAGGCGTGACTGATCCCACAGCCAAGGGCACTGCGCTGGCACAGGAACTGAGGGCACAGCTTAAGCCAGATGTTTGTAGCCCCTTTAACTGTTTACTCCCTGCTGAATCCTTCAGCTGAAGTAGTGGCAAGGGCTTCTCTGCTAGTGGAGTAGAAAGGCAAGGTTTCAGCGCAAATATTGGATTAAAGCAGtcttcaaaaagagaaagaaattcacGAGGGAGTGGGGGATGACAGCTAGCGCTCCACGGAATAAAGCAAGAACATTTCTGGCTGCACACGGTAATGAGAAACAGCAAATCAGGACAGAAGAGCCCATTATCACAATCATTCTGTTTACGGTATCACAATTCACAGTCTGGCATTTAAATGCTGAATAGATCCAGCTGCTAGTAGGAAGACGGCTGTGCAGCAGCTTGCAGATCCGTGTCTGGACCCAGGATAACAAATCTGATCACACCTctgtcagcattttcttctctttataacCCTGGTTGTTGGGAGGAATGAAGTTGGAATATTTCATGGACTCCAGGTCTTCTGCTTCCAGGAATTCAGATTTGCTGAGAGACTGATTACTGTCCCCCTTCTTGGGCTCGGAGAAGGGTGACTGCTGCTGGCCACAGGTGACGTGGGTGTACTGGCACTGCTCTTCATGGTCAGTCTCTCGGTGGTAGAAGTAGTTGAAGTTGGACACGATGACAGGGACGGGCAGAGCGATGGTGAGCACACCCGCAATGGCACACAAGGAGCCCACAATCTTGCCACCAATTGTCATGGGATACATGTCCCCATAGCCCACGGTGGTCATGGACACCACCGCCCACCAAAAAGCATCAGGGATGCTGGTGAACAGGGAGTCGGGGTCATCAGTCTCTGCAAAGTAGACAGCACTGGAGAAGAGGATCACCccgatgaagaggaagaagatgaggaggcCCAGCTCCCTCATGCTGGCCTGGAGAGTCTTCCCCAAGATCTGCAGCCCCTTGGAGtgcctggagagcttgaagatcCTGAACACCCTGACCAGGCGGATGACTCTGAGGATGGCCAGGGACATGGCTTGCTGCTGGCCCccgttgttgctgctgctgccgggctgctgcttctgctgctgctgctgggccagcTCGGTGCCCAGGGTGATGAAGTAGGGGATGATGGCCACGATGTCAATGATGTTCATGATGTTGCGGGAGAACTCGGGCTTGCTGGGGCAGGCGAAAAAGCGGACGAGGAGCTCAAAGGAGAACCAGATGATGCACAGGGTCTCGATGAGGAAGAAGGGGTCAGTGAAGAAGGGGCCGGCGCCGGCAGCGGGGCGCAGGGGCGGTGGAGTCCCgctcggtggcggcggcggcggcagcagcagcgcctCGTCACCGGGCAGTGCCGCCTCCCCAAAGCCGGGCTGGGCGCCCTTGGGCTCCTGGCGAAACTCGGGCAGGGTCTCCAGGCAGAAGATGACGATGGAGATGAGGATGACCAGCACGGAGACGATGGCGATGGCCCGGGCCGGCCCGGAGCTCTCGGGATACTCAAAGAGCAGCCAGACCTGGCGCTGGAagtggtgctggggcaggggcttcTCCTCCTCTTGAATGAAGCCCTCGTCCTCCCGGAAGGTCTCGATGGCCTCCTGGCCCAGCTGGTAGAAGCGGATCTCCTCCAGGAAGATGTCGAGGGGCACATGGACCGGCCGGCGGAGCCGCCCCCCGGACTGGTAGTAGTAGAGGATGGCGTCGAAGCTGGGCCGGTTGCGGTCGAAGAAGTACTCGTTGCGGAGCGGGTCGAAGTACCGCACCCGGCGGCTGGGGTCCCCCAGCAGCGTGTCGGGGAAGATGGAGAGGGTCCGCAGCTGCGTCTCGAACCGCAGCCCCGAGATGTTGATCACCAGCCGCtcgctgctgcagcagctcccgccgctccgctccTCGCCCGGCGCCTCCACCTCCGCCTCGCCCGCCCGCGGGGCCGCCAGCGCCAGCGGCTCCTCCGCCCGCATCCCGCCCGCTctgccccggggccgccgccgcccccccccaccgccccccccggcGCCTtcagcgcccgccgcccgccgccatccgcctgccgccgccccccgccccgcctgtTGCGCCTCGGTGCTGCCGCGCTCGCCCGCCGGCTCCGCGGGgctcccggcgcggcgcggctcctcccccgggcccggcccccccggtcCCGGTCCAGGCGGGCtctgccccccccgccgcgcacacacagacagacagacagacagacagacgggcggggaggcggcggggaggggggggtgtacgagcacacacacacacgcgggCGGTTACGCGGGGGGAGAGGGAGCGAGGCACACGCGGGTCCCCCCCGGACGCGCGCAGAGACACGCACCCGTGAGCGGAGGCACGCGGGGAGCCGCGGAGGCAGAGACACGCAGCTCCCGGCAGCGCCGGCACGGCCACGCTCGGATCCAGCGCGATGCGCGCACCCACGCAGCGAGACACACGCACGCACCCGGGGACGTGCGCGGAGGCTGGTGCTCGCCCCTCCACCTCCTTCACCCCCCCCATCCTccttcatcccccccccccccccccccccccgccctctccAGGGGCGTCTGGCTTCTTTTATTTtggtggggacacacacacacacacgacaccCCCGAGGCGGCAGCTCTCCGGCCAGGCGCTTCGCAAGACCTTGCCCAAGGGGTGGCACCgctcccccctcccttctttcccccacccctccaccgTGAAAACCTGCCCCAGCCCCATCAGCCAAAAACCCTGCCGGGGACTGTCAAAGCACCACCCGGCTCCGGTCAGTGCCCAGAGCTGAGCCGCGGGACCCCGGAGCCCCCCGGTGTCGCCGTCCCTGCCGCAGGCTGTAGTTGACCTTGAGCCAGTCGCTCCATGCCTGTGGCTCGCGGGCCTCCATTTATTAATGTCATTGCCATGATGCAAGCACGGCAGTGGCATCGGACCGGCCACAGATGGAGACAACCTGTCAGACAGTGAAGAGGGCAAACGGGGAAAGACACAGGTAAATACAGCTGCTCTCCTCTCATTTGGGGTGGATGGAATTCCCCCCTCCTCTCAGGTACCAAGCAGCTTGCTCATTTTTTTGTTTACCGCCACACAGTCAGCACTTAGTCTCCCTGGGAGCCAAAACTGCATTTCACAGGCAATCAGACTACCAGCTCTTTTGGCTTTAGAAACCTGTGGCTTGCTCCATCCATGTCACGCTTGGCATCTGCAAGCATAGAGAAACTCGTGACGGTGTACTTTCTCCCTCTGAAAATGGGGCTATCAGGTGAGGCTGTTTCCATCCTTCCCCGGACGAAAGTCTGTCTTTCCCTTGAAAGCCCTTTGTCGGTGCTAAATATTATTAACCAGGCTTTTATCATCGTAGTATCTGATGCCTTTGCTGGCTGCGAGCCATATGCTTAGCCTACACTCTCTTAGCAGCACAGATCTAGAAGAAAACACTCCCCTCTTTACCCCTCCTCCCAATTCCTCTCTAACTAGCTGGCGATATTCAGTTACTTCAGGCTCTGGACATTTTGACCGGCTGACTATGGCTGCCTTGTTTGGCTCTGTCCTCAGGAAGGAGGTGAATATGTTTTAAATGTCACttaatcctttttcctttctcactcATTAGCATTGAAGACGGCTGTTGCAAAAGGAAGCATGTTTTTGCATTGATATGAATATGGCTGTCGcacaaagaagaatatttttctttcatgttataCATAATTAGGGTATGGCAACAGGATGAAAAATACTTTGCTGGAAAATataccttttctttcaaaaaaatgaatCAGTGTTTACATTTGCAATAGTAAAATGCTTCTTGCTGAGATTCCTTTTTCAATTATTACAATGAATTATTCATTCACATGATTATTTGAATCATAATTATGATTTATTCATTCACGTGATTAACTATTGAGAAATcctttaaaaacagctttttggaGGGATGGAAAAGCTCCCAAGGTTTATAAGAGGATACAGGGCATGTCTACGTTGCAATCACTGCTGTGATTGAGCTCATCCTGTACTGGCTTTAAACGAGCAAGCTTCAGGCAGCATAGCAGAGACAGCGTGGAGCTCCGCCACGGTTTGCAGGGCGATTTTCCAGCCCACGCAGACATTTCATGCTGCCACAGCTCTGGTCTTCACGTTACCTGAGCTAGCAGTGTTACAGACAGCTGGGGTGGCTCCACACGAGCTGCAGTCCCATCCAGCCACGTCTACCCGCTCTGCTCTCCTCCTACCACAGTCCACCCCTGAGTAGGCACCCAGGCTGCTATGCACCACCTGTGCTTGCTCCTGGAAGCTTTAAGAAGTCACTGTATTTCCCTCTTGTGTACTTACGCTGCACCTCAGACTCAGTATTAAAGCCATAAGCCTTTGCAACGTGCAACTAAACTCTTTTTAGCACACAGCCTGTTCCCAAACTGATCTGCACCACATTGCCTGTGCAGCCACACCCCTCACTGCTATATTAAGAGGCGATGCCAGCTGCCACCGTTCAGCCTCCATGCAGATCTTGCTGGGCCAGCATCTTGCAACGCTACACAATTTGCAAAGCTGGAGAAGAACGGCAAGGAAGATCCAGAGATGTCAAGGAGAGGCAAGAGGCGAACCCCGATGCAACCCTCCAGAAAGCCACACAGCAGCACCATAACACTCTCTGCGGGGTGATTTGGCTGCTAGGTCTGAAGCCAACACCACAAGTACAGGGCCTCCTAAAGGTGCCAGTAACTGTGTTCACACCTCCGAGCTCAGGTGTGGCATGTTGCTATGGTTCATGACCACATTCTTCCCCAGGCTATGTCAGTCGCTAATGCCGTGGTGCACAAAAACCCTGTCAAAGATACATGggaaaatttgtttctttctccatcacagcAGGACACCTGACTCTGGGCTTTCATCCTACTCCAGAAGCTGGACAttgcccccccccaccctgccccgagCCTGGCCCTTACAGGTACCTGTCAATCTGCAGCACAGCAGTTCATCTTCAACAAGCCAAACGGTCCCTTGAATGTCTTATGCACCCCTGAACGTGGGTCGGCATTTTGGGTAATGCTGCCACCCTTTGGATTCCCTTTAGCTCTCTTTCGCTGGATTTGATGtgctcagcactgcagctgcCACAAAATTATGGGTATGTAACATTTTCTCAGGAAAACCAAACTCAGACATCCTCAAGGCAAGGACTCCAAAACTAAGATACCCCAAGTGGCTATTTAGATTTGCATCTAGCGCATGCGGAAATTCTTATCCACTTCCTGCCTTTTTGGGTTTCCCAGTCACACCATCTTCTCCTGAACTTTCCAATTCTCTCATCCATGGCTCCTGTGCTACCCCTGTCTCCTGCTTCCCACATTCAGGTACTCCTCCCAGTTACAGAGCATCTCCTCCTCCTGACCCTACTAGTTTCTTCACTTACTTGAAGAAGAGTGGCCCCCAGTATCAAAGTCAGTATACTTTTCATATCCCTTTTCCAAAAACCTTACTGGGACTAGATCCTGCCCAGTAAGCCCTGAAGATGGTGTCTGACTGCCTGGCTCACTGGAAGGAGACACTGGGCAACCAGGAGAACAGCTAGAGATGCTTTGCTCATGTGACGTCTTGTAATACTCACCCATATCAACTGAAGagaccagaagaaaaacaaacagtccTTCATACCTGCAGTAACTTTAGTGAACTATCAACCTCTGAAATCATGCATCAACACCTTAACATGCAGCCTAGGAGGCACAACCTAACCTCCCACAGGCTGGAGGCCCTGAGGTAGAATTCATCTCCCAGGAGCCAAAATATTCCACACGTAAAACAAATCCCGGTGGTCTAAAAAGAGCAATagccagggaaataaaaaaaaaaatgtaatagctGGCAGCACATCCACATTTGAAATGGTCATTTACATTTATGCACAGTACCAACTACAGCCAGCTTCATACCTCCCTACTTACTCATAAATCTATAAATGAAAGTGCTAAACAGGAGAGGGGAGCAAAATTAGCTTATGCCCTGAAGCTGTTAGCCATACCACTTAGAAACAGAAGTTCTCCTGTTTTGTTCTCTTACCAGGAACTAACCTATCTGTTTATTAGCATGCTTCCAGGCATCAGAGCAGCCAACTGATATGGTATCAAATGTTAATGGCCAAATTCTTTAGAGCCTTCAGTCTCTTTATCCTAGTCCGAGTGAAGGCGTAGGTCTGAAATGTTACTCTCATCATCTGGCAGAATGCTAGACACACTTATGCTAGGAAAGAGGAGTCACTTCACTGAATATGGGAAATGAAACATTGGCTTTCATATTCATGCTAACTACACtgtaagagggaagaaaatataCTAAGAAATCTGAATTTGTGTAACTGCAGATCTCAAAGCATCAGATGGCAACAGGGTGAGAAGGGTTCAGGCCTCCAACAATACCCACGTTTCCATCACGCTGCAGTTTCCACCTTTGCCATCATGGGCAGTGGTAAGACTTCCCAGTTTTCCCATTAGAAGCAACCCTGACTATTTTCTGGTAGGAAAGCATCCATCCCAGTTCTCTGGGCTGCTGTTTCCTTTCATTCTTCTGTATAAAGTTCCCTCCTTTCACCTTTAATTACACATTTGAAGAAAAGCCAGCAAACTCAGCAGAGATGTTATAGAGATATAACATCAGCCATAGCACAAGGAATTCacatgtgcacgcacacacaaTGGTCACACCTGCACACCTGAATAAACTGTCTCCCTGTACCATGAAGATTACAGCTGTAATTTTATAACAAAGCAGTGTATGCTTTCCAATGCTTTCACATTTACAAAATACTACACAGTCTGCCTCTACGCTACACTTTGGATAGGATGCTTGTGCCACCATTAACCGATGGAGGAAGACTTACACTTCCATGATAAGCTGAAGATGAGAGTTTCATTCACTATATCACCCAGGACTATTCCTGGAGCACTATCTTTTCTGTGCATTGAATGAGGACAGGTTCTGTTCTTGTACTTGCAAAAATAGACCACTGTGTGACTAAAAATTGTGTCACGATACTGGAataaagagagaaggggaaggcaaAGCAGGTTGTACCAGAAGCTTTCACGCAAGCATTTCCTAGCTTCCAAGGACTTACTTCTGTAAACCTAAAGTGCCTTTAATGCTGCGTTTGTCTTGGGCTTTCAGAAaactaaaactgaaaataaattccCCAAACTTTTATCCTGCAGATGAGTAACTCTTAAACTTCTTTTAAACCTCTATTTCCAAATCCCTTAAGTATTTTCCACATAAACCTGTTTTTTCTTAGATGCCTTTCATAGAGACCCCTTAGAAGTATTTCAGGGACTCCAGGGTTCTATTTACCACAGAACGAAAAACATGCTGGCCTGCCAGATGGTCACAATTTTTAGACTCACATGCTGTGTGAGCAAATGAATGCGTGGGGCAGAAGATAATAACATTGTGCAGACCCATCACCAGCAGAAGATGGTGGGCTTCGCAACTATTTGCTAGGCAGCTTCGAATCACCGAGGTGTACAAACACTGTGTCCAACTGCAGGTTCTGCAGTATCAGACGCAACTCCTTTGAGATGTCTGTCCACCCTTCAGCTGGAGTTTGTCCTCTTTTAGTTCTGTTCAACCCCTTTTGCTCCTGCACTCTGTCATTCAGTTTCCATTCCTTAATTTATTTCTGTCCTACAGTCCCTGAGCTGGTCCCAGATGTTTATCCTGCCATCCAGTACCTTGTCTCCTGCCCATGTCCCATCCTCCTGTTCCCATCTTCTATAGTCTCCCAGCCCTTTCAGTTGACTGTTCTACCCTTCCTCATCTTTCACCCCCCTTCTGCTCCTAATCCTTCTATCTAAGTTTGGCTCAGTTTCCCAAACATTTCTAGAGAGTCCCCCTCCATGCAAGAGAAGGGCATTATTTCCAAAACAACAA
This genomic window contains:
- the LOC141923954 gene encoding potassium voltage-gated channel subfamily A member 6-like, translated to MRAEEPLALAAPRAGEAEVEAPGEERSGGSCCSSERLVINISGLRFETQLRTLSIFPDTLLGDPSRRVRYFDPLRNEYFFDRNRPSFDAILYYYQSGGRLRRPVHVPLDIFLEEIRFYQLGQEAIETFREDEGFIQEEEKPLPQHHFQRQVWLLFEYPESSGPARAIAIVSVLVILISIVIFCLETLPEFRQEPKGAQPGFGEAALPGDEALLLPPPPPPSGTPPPLRPAAGAGPFFTDPFFLIETLCIIWFSFELLVRFFACPSKPEFSRNIMNIIDIVAIIPYFITLGTELAQQQQQKQQPGSSSNNGGQQQAMSLAILRVIRLVRVFRIFKLSRHSKGLQILGKTLQASMRELGLLIFFLFIGVILFSSAVYFAETDDPDSLFTSIPDAFWWAVVSMTTVGYGDMYPMTIGGKIVGSLCAIAGVLTIALPVPVIVSNFNYFYHRETDHEEQCQYTHVTCGQQQSPFSEPKKGDSNQSLSKSEFLEAEDLESMKYSNFIPPNNQGYKEKKMLTEV